One region of Mycolicibacterium rhodesiae NBB3 genomic DNA includes:
- the nagA gene encoding N-acetylglucosamine-6-phosphate deacetylase, translated as MLLTADTLLTGRELLRPGWIEISGGRVGAVGTGTPPRAVDRDLGLVTLAPGFVDTHVHGGGGTNFSAAERVDTATAVEFHRRHGTTTLIASLVTESPENLLHQVIELARDTGDGVIDGIHLEGPWLSTVRCGAHQPTLMRDPDPAEVDRVLAAGAGTIRMITIAPEREGALVAIQRIVAAGVVAAVGHTDASYAQTRATIEAGATVGTHLFNAMRPINTREPGPVIALLEDPGVTVELITDGVHVDPALYRHVTRSAGSDRVSLITDAISAAGMSDGSYQLGPLAVDVVDGVARVSGTPTIAGSTATMEHQFQFAVRHSGLPHEEALMAAVCMASINPARALGLPDAGLVPGTAADLVVLDSDLTVTGVLRHGKWVIEPGGAGSADSVRN; from the coding sequence GTGCTGCTGACCGCCGACACACTGCTCACGGGCCGAGAACTGTTGCGACCCGGGTGGATTGAAATCTCGGGCGGCCGTGTCGGCGCGGTCGGCACGGGCACGCCGCCTCGGGCGGTTGATCGGGATCTGGGACTGGTGACACTGGCGCCGGGCTTCGTCGACACCCACGTGCATGGCGGGGGAGGGACGAACTTCTCCGCCGCCGAGCGGGTGGACACCGCCACCGCAGTCGAGTTTCACCGCAGGCACGGCACCACCACGCTGATCGCGTCGTTGGTCACCGAATCGCCAGAGAACTTGCTACATCAGGTCATCGAGTTGGCGCGCGATACCGGTGACGGTGTGATCGACGGGATCCACCTGGAAGGTCCCTGGCTGTCCACGGTGCGGTGTGGCGCGCATCAACCCACCCTGATGCGGGACCCGGATCCCGCTGAAGTCGACCGCGTGCTGGCTGCCGGTGCGGGCACCATCCGCATGATCACCATCGCACCGGAACGCGAGGGCGCACTGGTCGCGATCCAACGGATCGTCGCCGCCGGCGTGGTGGCGGCCGTGGGGCACACCGACGCGTCCTATGCGCAGACACGAGCAACGATCGAAGCGGGTGCGACGGTCGGAACTCACTTGTTCAACGCGATGCGTCCGATCAACACCCGGGAACCGGGTCCGGTGATCGCACTCCTCGAAGATCCCGGCGTCACAGTCGAACTCATCACCGACGGCGTCCACGTTGATCCGGCCCTTTACCGCCACGTGACTCGCAGCGCCGGGTCAGACCGGGTGTCGCTGATCACCGACGCGATCTCCGCGGCCGGAATGAGCGACGGCTCCTATCAACTCGGCCCGTTGGCGGTAGACGTGGTGGACGGCGTGGCGCGCGTGTCCGGAACGCCGACCATCGCGGGCAGTACGGCGACCATGGAGCACCAGTTCCAGTTCGCCGTGCGGCACAGCGGACTTCCACATGAGGAGGCGTTGATGGCTGCGGTATGTATGGCCTCGATCAATCCGGCTCGTGCACTCGGTCTGCCCGACGCGGGGCTCGTACCCGGAACGGCCGCCGATCTGGTGGTGCTGGATTCCGACCTCACGGTGACGGGCGTGCTTCGCCACGGCAAGTGGGTGATCGAACCCGGCGGTGCCG
- the nagB gene encoding glucosamine-6-phosphate deaminase yields the protein MEVIILRDANEIGAIGADAIAALLARKPEAVLGLATGSSPLAIYDDLNRRYETGLISFGQARGFTLDEYVGLPADHPQRYRNVIDEVFVSKVDFAAGAVQGPDGLAADIPAACIEYEAAIDNAGGIDLQILGIGTDGHLAFNEPGSSLGSRTRIKTLTRQTRSDNARFFGGDIAAVPTHCLTQGLATIMGARHLILVATGRGKAEAVHQLVEGPISALWPATILQLHPHVTVLLDEAAARRLQRVDYYRETYCSKPEWQGI from the coding sequence GTGGAAGTCATCATCCTGCGGGACGCCAACGAGATTGGCGCCATCGGCGCCGACGCGATCGCCGCGTTGCTCGCCCGAAAACCGGAGGCGGTGCTGGGCCTCGCCACCGGATCGTCGCCGCTGGCCATCTATGACGACCTCAACCGCCGGTACGAGACCGGCCTGATCTCGTTCGGCCAGGCCCGCGGCTTCACCCTCGACGAGTACGTCGGCCTGCCCGCGGACCACCCTCAGCGCTACCGCAACGTCATCGACGAGGTGTTCGTCTCCAAGGTCGACTTCGCCGCAGGCGCTGTGCAAGGACCCGATGGCCTCGCCGCCGATATCCCGGCGGCGTGCATCGAGTACGAGGCGGCGATCGACAATGCCGGTGGCATCGATCTGCAGATCCTGGGCATCGGCACCGACGGGCACCTCGCTTTCAACGAACCCGGGTCGTCGCTGGGTTCACGCACCCGGATCAAGACGCTGACGCGGCAGACCCGTTCCGACAACGCCCGCTTCTTCGGCGGCGACATCGCGGCGGTGCCCACACATTGTCTGACGCAGGGGCTGGCAACCATCATGGGCGCCCGGCACCTGATCCTGGTGGCGACAGGCCGCGGGAAGGCCGAGGCCGTGCACCAGCTGGTGGAGGGCCCTATCAGTGCGCTGTGGCCCGCGACGATTCTGCAGCTTCATCCGCACGTGACCGTGCTCCTCGACGAGGCGGCGGCACGTCGGCTCCAGCGGGTCGACTACTACCGCGAGACCTATTGCTCGAAGCCGGAATGGCAGGGCATCTGA
- a CDS encoding PTS sugar transporter subunit IIA yields MVGSTEVFAPVGGRAVPLADVPDPVFSAGMVGHGAAVDPPHEVLEAVAPVSGKLLKLMPHAYIVMTPHGVGVLVHLGLDTVQLEGEGFTTHASQGDDVTAGELVITYDVPSVVAKGLNPIVPVVVMDEREAANIVASEAVFEGTQILSGAALFVANR; encoded by the coding sequence GTGGTGGGTTCGACTGAGGTCTTCGCGCCGGTCGGTGGTCGCGCGGTTCCACTCGCGGATGTCCCCGATCCGGTGTTCTCGGCCGGAATGGTGGGCCACGGTGCCGCTGTCGATCCTCCCCATGAAGTACTCGAGGCTGTCGCCCCGGTCAGCGGGAAATTGCTGAAACTGATGCCACACGCCTACATCGTCATGACACCACACGGTGTCGGTGTGCTCGTCCATCTGGGCCTGGACACCGTTCAACTCGAGGGCGAAGGCTTCACCACCCATGCGAGTCAGGGTGACGACGTCACCGCCGGTGAGCTGGTCATCACCTATGACGTCCCGTCGGTGGTGGCCAAGGGGCTCAATCCCATCGTGCCCGTCGTTGTGATGGACGAACGCGAAGCGGCGAACATCGTGGCCTCCGAAGCCGTCTTCGAGGGTACGCAGATACTCTCCGGTGCAGCCCTTTTCGTGGCGAACAGATAG
- a CDS encoding PTS transporter subunit EIIC, whose amino-acid sequence MGDTAKPSATQSKSGMRIPGFAQLQRLGKSLMLPIAVLPAAGILLRLGQPDLLGKIEAPVIGPFFKAMSAAGDALFSNLPLLFAVGVAIGFARKADGSTALAAVVGYLVMEAVFKTMSPIVLAGELDKAGEQAQINYSVFAGIVIGLLTAWLFDRYHTIQLPSYLGFFGGRRFVPIVVSLASLFLAFGMSYFYPIFDAGLTGLGRFITGAGALGAFVYGFANRMLIPVGLHHIPNSYIWFLYGDYQPPGGEAVTGDIPRFTAGDPTGGAYTAGFYPILMFGLSGAALAMIHVANKKQRKVAVGILAAAALTAFLTGVTEPLEFAFMFVAFPLYVIHAVLTGLSLAIAYLLDIHLGFSFSAGLIDLLLYGTAPAAKNVPLLIGMGVVFFVVYYLLFRFAITKWNLRTPGREPESEFEAEEQANLGEGTDSATAVTAGSATATLTAPARADSKAEQVIAAFGGRENLVNVDACITRLRVEVSDKAKVDQNRLKNLGAAGVVEVGNSVQAVFGTAAEALKDDINAIL is encoded by the coding sequence ATGGGTGACACAGCGAAACCTTCTGCAACGCAAAGTAAGTCAGGAATGAGGATTCCTGGGTTCGCGCAGTTGCAGCGACTGGGCAAGAGCCTCATGCTGCCGATCGCCGTACTGCCCGCCGCGGGCATCCTGCTGCGGCTGGGCCAGCCTGACCTGCTGGGCAAGATCGAGGCCCCGGTCATCGGTCCGTTCTTCAAGGCCATGAGTGCTGCGGGCGACGCACTGTTCAGCAACTTGCCGCTGCTGTTCGCCGTAGGTGTGGCGATCGGTTTCGCCAGGAAAGCCGACGGTTCCACCGCGCTGGCGGCCGTCGTCGGCTACCTGGTGATGGAGGCGGTCTTCAAGACCATGTCGCCGATCGTGCTGGCCGGCGAGCTGGACAAAGCCGGCGAACAGGCCCAGATCAACTACAGCGTCTTCGCGGGCATCGTGATCGGCCTGCTGACTGCTTGGCTGTTCGACCGGTACCACACCATCCAGCTGCCGTCCTACCTCGGATTCTTCGGCGGCAGACGGTTCGTGCCGATCGTCGTCTCGCTGGCCAGCCTGTTCCTCGCGTTCGGGATGAGCTACTTCTATCCGATCTTCGACGCGGGCCTGACCGGCCTCGGCAGGTTCATCACCGGTGCGGGAGCTCTGGGTGCGTTCGTCTACGGATTCGCCAACCGGATGCTCATTCCGGTCGGCCTGCACCACATCCCCAATTCCTACATCTGGTTCCTCTACGGCGACTACCAACCGCCAGGCGGCGAAGCCGTCACGGGTGACATCCCCCGCTTCACTGCTGGCGACCCCACCGGCGGGGCATACACGGCGGGCTTCTACCCGATCCTGATGTTCGGACTCAGCGGCGCGGCGCTGGCGATGATCCATGTGGCCAACAAGAAGCAGCGCAAGGTCGCGGTCGGCATCCTGGCCGCCGCGGCGCTTACCGCGTTCCTGACCGGGGTGACGGAGCCGCTGGAGTTCGCGTTCATGTTCGTGGCGTTCCCGCTGTATGTGATCCACGCGGTGCTCACCGGGTTGTCCCTGGCCATCGCCTACCTCCTCGACATACACCTGGGCTTCTCGTTCTCCGCCGGGCTCATCGATCTGCTTCTCTACGGCACTGCGCCCGCGGCGAAGAACGTCCCGCTGCTGATCGGCATGGGAGTCGTGTTCTTCGTCGTTTACTACCTCTTGTTCCGGTTCGCGATCACGAAGTGGAACCTGCGCACGCCGGGCCGCGAACCCGAGAGCGAGTTCGAGGCGGAGGAGCAGGCCAACCTTGGCGAGGGCACCGATTCGGCGACCGCCGTGACCGCGGGCAGCGCGACCGCGACGCTGACGGCGCCCGCGCGTGCCGACAGCAAGGCCGAACAGGTCATCGCGGCGTTCGGCGGGCGGGAGAACCTCGTCAACGTCGACGCCTGCATCACCCGGCTGCGGGTGGAGGTGTCCGACAAGGCCAAGGTGGACCAGAACCGCCTGAAGAACCTCGGCGCCGCGGGCGTCGTCGAGGTCGGCAACAGCGTTCAGGCGGTGTTCGGCACCGCAGCCGAGGCACTCAAAGACGACATCAACGCCATCCTCTGA
- the fadD4 gene encoding fatty-acid--CoA ligase FadD4 codes for MQLRDHAGSTKAAVLLAPSGTVVTFADLEARANRMAHFLRRAGLAPGDTIAVLMENNEHIHAAMWAARRSGLYYTLVNTHLSAAEVAYIVTDSGAKAVLSSSAMRPLCEQLSTSELAAAVVVDDDLDGWQRYPDCVAGEPETPIADECDGLLLQYSAGSTGRPKGIRRPLSSASPKLTTPVFEALGVTEDAVYLSPAPTYHTAPAMWTMAAQAVGATTVVMERFDAELTLESIERYGVTHAQFVPSMFVRMLRLPHKTRRRYDLSSLQRVVHAAAPCPPDIKRQMIDWWGPIVDEYYGSSEGAGISFIRAEEWLERPGSVGKPMLGEPHILDEHGIELPVGEIGEIFYGGGYPFEYLNDQAQTMNSRSAEGWVTVGDVGYVDGDGYLYLTDRRNHMIISGGVNIYPQETENMLISHPLVVDAAVFGIPDDVMGQAVKAVVQLTDPARASADLAADLMTWLRDRLAHYKCPRSISFEAQLPRTDAGKLYKQRLIDKYS; via the coding sequence ATGCAGCTGCGCGATCACGCCGGATCGACGAAAGCTGCTGTGCTGCTTGCGCCGTCAGGCACAGTTGTCACGTTCGCCGATCTGGAAGCACGCGCGAACCGGATGGCCCACTTCCTGCGCCGCGCCGGTCTGGCACCCGGCGACACGATCGCGGTGCTGATGGAGAACAACGAGCACATCCACGCCGCGATGTGGGCGGCGAGGCGCAGCGGGCTGTACTACACGTTGGTCAACACGCATCTCAGCGCAGCCGAGGTCGCCTACATCGTCACCGACAGCGGCGCAAAGGCGGTCCTGTCCTCATCGGCGATGCGTCCGTTGTGCGAGCAGCTGTCGACTTCGGAGCTCGCCGCCGCAGTGGTGGTCGACGATGACCTCGACGGCTGGCAGCGCTACCCGGATTGCGTGGCCGGCGAACCGGAGACGCCGATCGCGGATGAGTGCGACGGTCTGCTGCTGCAGTACTCAGCGGGAAGCACGGGGCGGCCCAAGGGAATCCGGCGTCCGTTGAGTTCGGCGTCGCCCAAACTGACGACACCGGTGTTCGAAGCGCTCGGCGTCACCGAGGACGCGGTGTACCTGAGTCCCGCTCCGACCTATCACACCGCACCTGCCATGTGGACGATGGCCGCGCAGGCCGTCGGCGCCACCACGGTAGTCATGGAGCGGTTCGACGCCGAGCTGACACTGGAAAGCATTGAGCGATACGGTGTTACGCATGCGCAGTTCGTGCCGTCGATGTTCGTCCGCATGCTGCGCCTGCCCCACAAGACGCGGCGACGCTACGACCTGTCGAGCCTGCAACGCGTCGTCCACGCCGCCGCGCCGTGTCCGCCCGACATCAAGCGCCAGATGATCGACTGGTGGGGTCCGATCGTCGACGAGTACTACGGCTCGTCCGAAGGCGCGGGCATCTCGTTCATTCGTGCAGAGGAATGGCTCGAGCGGCCGGGCTCGGTCGGCAAACCGATGCTGGGGGAGCCGCACATCCTCGACGAGCACGGGATCGAGTTGCCGGTAGGGGAGATCGGCGAGATCTTCTACGGTGGCGGTTATCCGTTCGAATACCTCAATGATCAGGCCCAGACGATGAATTCGCGCAGTGCCGAGGGATGGGTCACGGTGGGCGACGTGGGCTACGTCGACGGTGACGGCTATCTCTATCTCACCGACCGCCGCAACCACATGATCATCTCCGGCGGCGTCAACATCTATCCGCAGGAGACGGAGAACATGCTCATCAGCCATCCGCTCGTCGTGGATGCAGCGGTATTCGGCATTCCCGACGACGTGATGGGCCAAGCGGTAAAGGCCGTCGTCCAACTGACCGACCCGGCCCGCGCCAGTGCGGACCTGGCCGCCGACTTGATGACCTGGCTGCGAGACCGGTTGGCCCACTACAAATGTCCGCGGTCCATCTCATTCGAGGCGCAGCTGCCCCGCACCGATGCTGGAAAGCTGTACAAGCAACGGCTGATCGACAAATACTCGTGA
- a CDS encoding TIGR03619 family F420-dependent LLM class oxidoreductase, whose protein sequence is MRTPELSLYLTTYTDAPHHDWRATLDLAQAMDTAGVDRLVVSDHLVFGENLEAYADPSIGGQAGGRQPTGPDGAWLEPLVVLTAIAATTTRIRLGTAILLAALRRPAVLAKQLATLDVVSGGRIDLGVGVGWQREEYEAAGLSFEDRGRLLDHTLEVCQTLWAQQRASYSSAELSFDGIHQMPKPVQAGGVPLWISGTVNNAVARRIARFGSGWIPWGSAYADIPGSIAAMKDKIVEFGRDPSDLQVQGVARVAKGDDGSIDYAASAAAVPALVEAGVTDVRFPASLTANPDQALDQMSSLVAAFRDATR, encoded by the coding sequence GTGCGCACACCCGAACTCTCGTTGTACTTGACGACCTACACCGACGCTCCGCACCACGACTGGCGCGCCACGTTGGACCTCGCCCAGGCGATGGATACGGCCGGAGTCGACCGGCTCGTGGTGTCCGACCACCTCGTCTTCGGTGAGAATCTAGAGGCCTATGCGGACCCGTCGATCGGCGGACAAGCGGGCGGCCGCCAGCCGACCGGGCCCGACGGGGCGTGGCTCGAACCGCTGGTCGTGCTGACCGCGATCGCGGCCACGACAACCCGTATCAGGCTGGGCACCGCGATTTTGCTGGCCGCATTGCGACGCCCCGCGGTGCTGGCCAAGCAACTCGCCACCCTCGATGTGGTGTCCGGCGGGCGGATCGACCTGGGGGTCGGCGTCGGTTGGCAGCGCGAGGAGTACGAGGCGGCGGGTCTATCGTTCGAGGATCGCGGGCGTCTGCTCGACCACACGCTCGAGGTGTGCCAAACGCTGTGGGCCCAGCAGCGGGCGTCCTACTCGTCGGCGGAGTTGTCGTTCGACGGAATTCACCAGATGCCCAAACCCGTTCAGGCCGGTGGTGTTCCGCTGTGGATCAGTGGCACCGTCAACAACGCGGTGGCCCGCAGGATCGCGCGATTCGGAAGCGGTTGGATCCCTTGGGGTTCGGCGTACGCGGACATCCCAGGCTCGATCGCGGCGATGAAGGACAAGATCGTCGAGTTCGGCCGCGACCCCTCCGATCTGCAGGTGCAAGGCGTCGCGCGCGTCGCGAAGGGTGACGACGGTTCGATCGACTACGCAGCCTCGGCCGCCGCGGTCCCCGCGCTGGTCGAGGCCGGTGTCACTGACGTCCGGTTCCCGGCCTCGCTGACGGCGAATCCCGATCAGGCGCTCGACCAGATGTCCTCGCTCGTAGCGGCATTTCGCGACGCCACGCGTTGA
- a CDS encoding nitroreductase family protein — protein MSPHEVPRVSDDLWTVMNSASAVRRYRDEPVPDDVLEKCLLAASWAPSGGNGQPWKFVVIRSPELREVITEAARQTWEVMKDFYRLPTVAEDADDPKSRVLRAMAEHMHVGGGAPELVLFCVQPQRGTTEMQQAGSIFPAVQNFLLAARAQGLGAAITLWHGHCEPELRAAIGIPDDWKIATLLTVGWPAGGHHFVSRRPLPTAAVIDTWETPWSTNEA, from the coding sequence ATGAGCCCTCACGAGGTGCCGCGCGTCTCCGATGACCTGTGGACCGTCATGAATTCGGCGAGCGCCGTCCGGCGGTATCGCGACGAACCCGTACCTGATGACGTGCTGGAAAAGTGTCTGCTGGCCGCGTCGTGGGCGCCGTCGGGTGGGAATGGGCAGCCGTGGAAATTCGTGGTGATCCGCAGCCCGGAACTTCGTGAGGTGATCACCGAGGCCGCTCGGCAGACCTGGGAGGTGATGAAGGACTTCTATCGGTTGCCTACGGTCGCAGAGGACGCAGACGACCCGAAGTCGCGTGTTCTTCGGGCCATGGCTGAACACATGCACGTCGGCGGCGGTGCTCCAGAGCTCGTGTTGTTCTGCGTGCAGCCACAGCGGGGGACCACCGAAATGCAGCAGGCGGGTTCGATATTTCCCGCCGTCCAGAACTTCCTTCTGGCCGCGCGCGCCCAAGGGCTCGGAGCGGCGATCACTCTGTGGCACGGCCACTGCGAACCGGAACTGCGCGCAGCGATCGGCATACCGGACGATTGGAAGATCGCGACGCTTCTGACCGTCGGCTGGCCCGCTGGCGGCCACCACTTCGTGTCCCGTCGACCGTTGCCGACGGCAGCGGTGATAGACACATGGGAAACCCCTTGGTCCACGAATGAGGCGTAA
- a CDS encoding NAD(P)H-dependent amine dehydrogenase family protein: MILWGPGQVGVGALRALIAHPGLDLVGVVVYAEAKDGKDAGDLCGMPATGVIASRDIEAALATDADVVAYFASGDYRYREAAEDIARCLRAGKNVVCTSLVPMCYPPAADQETVDLIRSACEDGGSSFFNSGVDPGWANDVIALTMTGFSSRVDTITMLEILDYGPINQPEIMFDFMGFAHPPDHPAPLFDTERLAALWAPTVHLVADGVGLPLDRVETTIEKWLATERYEVGSGWVEPGTMGGMRFKLAGMVDGEERIVLEHITRMGEGSAPDWPRHPSPHGGYRVIVDGLPTYTVDIEMHGRGNNMRGLTYATVMRELNAVPAVMAAPPGLLSTLDLPLVTGPVRGGTWRGVLPRGPKA; encoded by the coding sequence GTGATCCTGTGGGGACCCGGACAGGTCGGCGTCGGTGCGCTGCGTGCGCTCATCGCGCACCCGGGCCTGGATCTCGTCGGTGTGGTCGTGTACGCCGAAGCCAAGGACGGCAAGGACGCCGGCGATCTCTGTGGGATGCCTGCGACCGGCGTCATTGCGTCCCGCGACATCGAGGCGGCCTTGGCGACCGACGCCGACGTGGTCGCGTACTTCGCGTCCGGCGATTACCGCTATCGCGAGGCGGCGGAGGACATCGCCCGCTGTCTGCGGGCGGGCAAGAACGTCGTCTGCACCTCGCTGGTGCCGATGTGCTACCCGCCGGCCGCCGACCAGGAGACCGTTGATCTCATCCGGTCGGCATGCGAAGACGGTGGCAGCAGCTTCTTCAACAGCGGTGTCGATCCCGGTTGGGCGAACGATGTCATCGCGCTGACGATGACCGGCTTCTCCAGCCGCGTCGACACCATCACCATGCTCGAGATACTCGACTACGGCCCGATCAACCAGCCCGAGATCATGTTCGACTTCATGGGTTTTGCGCACCCGCCGGATCACCCCGCCCCGCTGTTCGACACCGAACGCCTCGCCGCACTGTGGGCGCCGACGGTGCACCTGGTCGCCGACGGTGTCGGCCTGCCGCTGGACCGCGTCGAGACGACGATCGAAAAGTGGTTGGCCACAGAGCGTTACGAAGTGGGGTCCGGCTGGGTGGAGCCGGGCACCATGGGGGGCATGCGTTTCAAGCTCGCTGGGATGGTGGACGGCGAGGAGCGCATCGTGCTGGAGCACATTACGCGCATGGGCGAGGGTTCGGCCCCCGACTGGCCACGGCACCCGTCGCCACACGGTGGGTATCGAGTGATAGTCGACGGGCTGCCGACCTACACCGTGGACATCGAGATGCACGGCCGCGGCAACAACATGCGCGGCCTGACATACGCAACTGTCATGCGCGAGCTCAACGCCGTTCCGGCGGTCATGGCCGCGCCGCCGGGCCTGTTGTCGACGCTTGATCTGCCGCTGGTCACCGGTCCGGTGCGCGGTGGTACCTGGCGGGGTGTACTACCGCGGGGCCCGAAGGCATGA
- a CDS encoding enoyl-CoA hydratase produces the protein MSDYRFLKWETFDDGMIVRISLNRPEQRNAQNRGMLVELDEAFGRAEADDKVRVVILAGEGKMFSSGHDIGSKQASAEFRPGPDQHPTAAINGGTREGAEKIMLQEWHYFFQNTLRWRNLRKITIAQVHGDVFSAGLMLMWACDLIVGSEEVRFADVVGTRLGMCGMEYFGHPWEFGPRKAKELMLTGDAIDIHEAHRLGMVSKVFPRDELADRTLDMARRIGEVPTMAALLIKESVNQTVDNMGFYNSLQSCFTLHQLNHSHWVGVRDDRRAVAGPENGVPDWRTAPPIVLSVKDQVRVES, from the coding sequence GTGAGCGACTACAGATTCCTCAAATGGGAGACGTTCGACGACGGCATGATCGTGCGCATCTCGTTGAACCGGCCCGAACAGCGGAATGCCCAGAACCGCGGCATGCTCGTCGAACTCGACGAAGCGTTCGGCCGCGCGGAAGCCGACGACAAGGTACGCGTGGTGATCCTTGCCGGCGAGGGCAAGATGTTCTCGTCGGGTCACGACATCGGTTCGAAGCAGGCCAGCGCGGAGTTTCGGCCAGGCCCCGATCAGCACCCGACGGCGGCGATCAACGGCGGCACCCGGGAGGGCGCCGAGAAAATCATGCTGCAGGAGTGGCACTACTTCTTCCAGAACACGTTGCGATGGCGCAACCTACGCAAGATCACCATCGCGCAGGTCCACGGTGATGTGTTCTCGGCGGGGCTGATGCTGATGTGGGCGTGCGACCTCATTGTCGGCAGCGAAGAGGTGCGCTTCGCCGACGTCGTCGGCACCCGACTCGGTATGTGCGGCATGGAGTACTTCGGCCACCCGTGGGAGTTCGGGCCGCGAAAAGCCAAAGAACTCATGCTCACCGGCGACGCCATCGACATCCACGAGGCTCATCGGCTCGGGATGGTGAGCAAGGTGTTCCCGCGCGACGAATTGGCCGATCGCACACTCGATATGGCCCGTCGTATCGGCGAGGTACCCACCATGGCAGCGCTGTTGATCAAGGAGTCCGTCAACCAGACCGTCGACAACATGGGCTTTTACAACTCGCTGCAGTCGTGCTTCACCCTGCACCAGCTCAACCATTCGCACTGGGTGGGCGTCCGCGACGACAGGCGCGCCGTAGCCGGCCCGGAGAACGGTGTGCCCGACTGGCGGACCGCGCCCCCGATCGTCCTCTCGGTCAAGGACCAGGTCAGAGTGGAGTCATGA
- a CDS encoding PaaI family thioesterase, with protein sequence MEVTIPDHLFAQLPFFDVVDTDDTVVVDLENRADLVNIRGALQGGLVATLIDVAGGRLAIKYTGEGAGASTADMTIHFLAPIMEGPARATATLVRAGKRTIVVAVDVTDVGGDRLAARATLSFAVLTPRQPAQPATAP encoded by the coding sequence ATGGAGGTGACCATTCCCGACCACCTGTTCGCGCAACTGCCGTTCTTCGACGTCGTCGACACCGATGACACCGTGGTCGTGGACCTCGAGAACCGGGCAGATCTGGTGAACATCCGCGGTGCATTACAGGGTGGACTGGTCGCCACCCTCATCGACGTAGCCGGGGGCAGGCTCGCGATCAAGTACACCGGTGAGGGTGCTGGCGCGAGCACTGCCGACATGACAATCCACTTCCTTGCTCCGATCATGGAAGGTCCGGCACGCGCGACCGCCACCTTGGTACGGGCGGGTAAACGCACGATCGTCGTCGCGGTCGATGTGACAGACGTGGGCGGTGACCGGTTGGCGGCTCGCGCGACGCTGAGCTTCGCAGTCCTGACTCCGAGGCAGCCGGCTCAGCCCGCGACCGCTCCGTAG
- a CDS encoding acyl-CoA dehydrogenase, whose product MDLSLSGEQRQLVDSFAAMYARESTSDRVRAAEPLGFDPKLWKALLETGVIEMAVDEAAGGWAASEVDLALIAEQYGRAVASAPVIESQVAARVLAGCGEPGAELLRHALAGDKLISFTPRRGYGDSLKLVPAGAVADAVVALVDGRVVAVPVTENRCPVTNLGSLPLADITIDDAAVLAEGEDARRLFEAALDLWLALTSAALAGAAKKAVELGVEYAKQRHAFGTAIGTFQAVSHPLADSATAADGARLLALKAACAFADEPERAGELAAMAFAFAYETARDATNRSLHIHGGYGFGMEGDIQLYYRRSRGWAMVYGEPAVALDRVADARYGAVAG is encoded by the coding sequence GTGGATCTGAGCCTCTCTGGCGAACAACGACAGCTGGTCGATTCGTTCGCGGCGATGTATGCCCGGGAATCCACATCCGATCGTGTGCGGGCCGCGGAGCCATTGGGATTCGATCCCAAGCTGTGGAAGGCGCTGCTCGAGACCGGTGTCATAGAGATGGCCGTCGATGAAGCCGCGGGCGGCTGGGCCGCTTCCGAGGTGGATCTGGCATTGATCGCGGAACAATACGGTCGGGCAGTCGCATCCGCACCTGTAATCGAGAGTCAGGTTGCTGCCCGCGTGCTCGCCGGATGCGGGGAGCCGGGAGCAGAGCTACTCCGCCATGCACTGGCAGGCGACAAACTCATCAGCTTCACGCCGCGCCGAGGCTATGGCGATTCGCTGAAACTCGTCCCGGCCGGAGCCGTCGCGGACGCGGTCGTAGCGCTTGTCGACGGGCGTGTTGTTGCGGTTCCAGTCACTGAGAACCGATGTCCTGTAACCAATCTCGGCTCTTTGCCCCTCGCGGACATCACGATCGACGACGCCGCTGTTCTCGCCGAAGGCGAGGACGCGAGGCGCCTGTTTGAGGCTGCCCTCGACTTGTGGCTCGCGTTGACTTCTGCCGCGCTGGCGGGTGCGGCGAAGAAAGCAGTCGAATTGGGAGTCGAGTACGCCAAGCAGCGTCACGCGTTCGGCACGGCCATCGGAACGTTCCAGGCCGTCTCCCATCCACTTGCCGACAGCGCCACGGCGGCGGACGGAGCGCGGCTGCTGGCACTCAAGGCGGCGTGTGCGTTCGCCGACGAGCCTGAGCGTGCCGGTGAACTGGCCGCGATGGCGTTCGCGTTCGCGTATGAGACCGCCCGCGACGCAACGAATCGTAGTCTGCACATCCACGGTGGCTACGGATTCGGTATGGAGGGCGACATCCAGCTGTACTACCGACGATCCCGGGGCTGGGCGATGGTTTACGGCGAGCCTGCGGTGGCGCTGGATCGTGTCGCCGACGCGCGCTACGGAGCGGTCGCGGGCTGA